A genomic region of Echeneis naucrates chromosome 24, fEcheNa1.1, whole genome shotgun sequence contains the following coding sequences:
- the LOC115038052 gene encoding tumor necrosis factor alpha-induced protein 2-like, whose product MWQFSGGIAQQHGGERRKLPKLRNPATFWKKREKQNCNYAEGTPPESDFVEQQLEQLSRGLIIREEQLFCQDSPSEEEDQLLKDLEDLKLRMWLAIHDTFSCSSTEQLDVLRSAMAAIQLQEVQDQRWADRPESRFPVWRPLKLIRTHNSLLQKMVESRLTEAAEDELSGTDGLSSAVKRKVCRLGKRVRDDLLTVARIVKDCYPPQMDILNIYAAFYHQSFSARLTELAASGLETDDCSYLLFWVNHYYPHEILQHEDLVGKIKTACLGSLLLQDHLKGLEEQYLAHKEVQVKRCLNTALKKEEDSWLSGNKPELIDTYFFSPLAVDVIQIMNSFLSESTCVIGGQIKSHRITAYLETFLDSYRKSLEELLRGNHGNIASVIKAHLVCEEQFRDYITGQTGNLSEQQSHHCLETLTALRDCGYRYFTCPIHVQLKVCYNDLWTPAWLDGSLPVVSSLLDCLSQQLRDLADLRLDSRQSLLSVIHEELVLQYFKRMLKTRMKSKEQQVCGAERMKEDARMINDFFREEGCSQSLWFSEVLCSIAEVLCLQDPGSVQLEMVSLARRFPDFSDAHVLALLSLKTGLSATDVRAIRKSVEENRLINISNNRSPLFFSKVKVKWMDKKIKKMAL is encoded by the exons ATGTGGCAATTTTCAG GAGGCATTGCTCAGCAGCacggaggagaaaggaggaaattGCCAAAATTGAGGAATCCTGCTACATTCTGGAAGAAACGCGAAAAGCAGAATTGCAACTATGCTGAAG GGACTCCTCCAGAGTCAGACTttgtggagcagcagctggagcaacTCAGCAGGGGGCTGATCATCAGGGAGGAGCAGCTCTTCTGTCAGGACTCTCCaagtgaggaggaggatcaGCTGCTGAAGGACCTGGAGGATCTGAAGCTTCGGATGTGGTTGGCTATCCACGAcaccttcagctgctcctccacagAACAGCTGGATGTACTGCGGAGTGCCATGGCTGCCATTCAGCTGCAGGAAGTGCAGGACCAGCGCTGGGCGGACCGTCCTGAGAGCAGGTTCCCAGTGTGGCGTCCTCTGAAGTTGATCAGAACTCACAATTCTCTACTGCAGAAGATGGTGGAATCCAGACTGACAGAGGCTGCTGAGGACGAGCTGAGTGGAACCGACGGACTGTCGTCAGCAGTAAAGAGGAAG GTGTGTCGTTTGGGGAAACGTGTGAGGGATGACCTGCTGACAGTGGCGAGGATAGTGAAGGACTGTTACCCTCCACAGATGGACATCCTGAATATCTACGCTGCATTTTACCATCAGAGCTTCTCCGCCCGCCTCACTGAATTAGCTGCCTCTGGATTGGAGACAGATGACTGCAGCTACCTGCTGTTCTGGGTCAACCACTACTACCCACA TGAAATACTACAACATGAAGACCTGGTTGGAAAGATCAAGACCGCCTGCCTGggttctctgctgctgcaggaccaTCTGAAAGGGCTCGAGGAACAGTACCTGGCCCACAAAGAG gTCCAAGTGAAGAGGTGTCTCAACACAGCTCTGAAGAAAGAAGAGGACTCCTGGCTGAGCGGGAACAAACCTGAGCTCATTGACACCTACTTCTTCAGCCCGCTGGCTGTCGATGTCATACAG ATAATGAACAGCTTCCTGTCTGAGTCCACCTGTGTCATCGGAGGCCAGATCAAGTCTCACAGGATCACGGCCTACCTGGAGACCTTCCTCGACAG CTATAGGAAGAGTCTGGAGGAGTTGCTGAGGGGTAACCATGGTAACATCGCCTCAGTGATTAAAGCTCACCTGGTGTGTGAGGAGCAGTTCAG GGATTACATCACAGGTCAAACAGGAAAtctgtctgagcagcagagccATCACTGTTTGGAGACACTGACTGCCCTGAGGGATTGTGGGTACAGGTATTTCACCTGTCCCATTCATGTCCAGCTGAAG gtgtgtTACAATGACCTGTGGACCCCGGCCTGGTTGGATgggtcacttcctgttgttaGCTCTCTGCTAGATTGTCTGAGTCAACAGCTGAGGGACCTCGCTGACCTGAGACTAGACTCCAGACAG tcCCTGCTCAGTGTGATCCATGAGGAGCTGGTCCTTCAGTATTTTAAGAGGATGCTGAAGACCAGGATGAAGAGCAAAGAGCAGCAGGTGTGTGGAGCTGAGCGGATGAAGGAGGATGCTCGAATGATCAATGACTTCTTcagagaggag GGCTGCAGCCAATCCTTGTGGTTCTCAGAAGTTCTCTGCAGCATCGCGGAGGTTCTGTGTCTGCAGGATCCAGGAAGTGTCCAGCTTGAGATGGTCAGCCTGGCCAGGAGGTTCCCAGACTTCAG TGATGCTCATGTGTTGGCGCTGCTGTCTCTGAAAACTGGCCTATCAGCTACTGATGTTCGTGCCATCAGGAAAAGTGTTGAGGAAAACCGCCTCATCAATATCTCCAACAATCGCAGTCCACTGTTCTTCTCCAAGGTCAAAGTCAAATGGATggataaaaagattaaaaagatgGCTCTGTAG
- the cep170bb gene encoding LOW QUALITY PROTEIN: centrosomal protein of 170 kDa protein B (The sequence of the model RefSeq protein was modified relative to this genomic sequence to represent the inferred CDS: substituted 1 base at 1 genomic stop codon) — protein sequence MSVTSWFLVSSSGTRHRLPKEMIFVGREDCELMLQSRSVDKQHAVINYNPTTDEHLVKDLGSLNGTFVNDLRIPDQTYITLKVSDIVRFGYDSHVYVLEKSQHKVPEEALKHEKYSSQLQAGLKAEELRKSEDRRLEKTQTKSVTPETPACRPTPLYGQPSWWGEEDYGSSIQTSDDSHLDMQKDAPPVDVNFPGSASDTQPKTIFPSYHREPSYFEIPTKDFQHLKTSGAELHEIPTKDTDTPTTPPISTPPVVQSHASFTIEFDDCMPGKIKIKDHVTKFSTRQRKQQQVPPTKMTITSTPAEVLSAESKVADWLVHSDVSMMRRRPICEDVYSTKSDLAMNIKTLKGHHHEDGTQSDSEDPVVQGRSKSHHSVQSEQSDVSQQTIQPGLSVQDQPPAPTQKLHQPLQFSPPRPAPASPVASECPTSQSPPQAPSLMAETPRQGPPEHLTQQAFIIEFFDDNPRKKRSQSFTHNPAHADSYSALKAKLERRKGGERPASVHGHIPPTQQVTVPLKGQGHGGPQRSSSLKREKTEGETPSSSSSSQSSSGIIIRPFGSVGKKSKLAQEFAAEFLKDSHQQDSSPTKDKLSPPPMSAPPVMVSPARIPSPQEPQAMSSVYYPSSPLELPAISKSSIPSDPGKTASPVHTSGPHTCSMLPPGVRAGDVKGSQRMVRNEEDDSLSDAGTYTIETELQDKEVEEARNMIDQVFGVLDSPEYGGVTTGVYRPVINDGKDEQANLPSDGSTFITVWXHSPTSVSQVPAVQAAGLEGPKWVSRWASLADSYAEPGSTPPQGECLEGEVKLLLGYSYDNSESESSHSSRTRRLLPQVPPEKLDSVTPSILIRHEAYQGQEPLERVSGLPRTQDSTQRLFVQDDVDPDSLSDASRSDDGPVLEKTKKNQAKSGATSLVFTGPQSKGLEKMSPSTKATSFYIGSEDHPGKPEQAQSPVHSERIREPLAKPPPTTVLIRHLSGHEPRRTGVKPNSSAPNLQTQDKGSVPTKDSCMSSFVRQESFTKDQPSDTAQMKKLPHISSHPSIRDLEQRRENIQDTQSFLQEAEGTLSSLDTKLPSSGSGRSSKKGSSNHMDDSLSGESDVDTASTVSQVSSKHTPVNSTSKKRPTISSLQKERSSSSPSIQEKGRQLTARERLSEKRRSQASVDLSNKAEAAKRFQMRRSAGNRGSLDLSEGQQGSSPHWTETISSDHETSRPSSRSKKLIAPLQKEDNGKTLKTTTQQVLTRSNSLSAPRPTRASMLRRARLGEASDNEGAETDRASQNSDSITAPSKGSAEGKKLSRLDILAMPRKRTGSFTAPSDNEAPSTGRAGFSNRNSEPVVTSRKTSVGDARQASTKGAGALWKQPLTRTRSSGAKYSGTGSRRRQKGSDFSSSSEEEFETKAGISKTKHSAHSSTSSQTSHGHRMASTQSKSVSLETEEDEEQNEVDPYQNWSTHSAEIAKLSQDLAKDLAILAKEIHDVAGDGDSLSSGMGMTTSPSSLPNTPASTISAREEVGPRLPLLSFQLVQHIPEASLNYQKVPPGSAAILELDANMNEPEPGSKQRRPWNREEVILDNLMLNPVSQLSQAIRENTEQLAEKMKVLFQNKAEVWEEIEAKINAENEVPILKTSNKEITSILKELRKVQRQLEVINTIVEPGGSLQIAAGGTSSLGDTRPSMREKKPVSKPRGTPSASNTNESKKHPPHGPDGGHYMA from the exons ATGAGTGTGACATCATGGTTCCTGGTGAGCAGCTCGGGGACTCGACACCGACTCCCCAAAGAGATGATTTTTGTGGGTCGAGAAGACTGTGAGCTCATGCTGCAG TCTCGCAGTGTGGATAAACAGCATGCTGTGATCAACTACAACCCGACAACTGATGAACATCTGGTGAAGGACCTGGGCAGCCTGAACGGG ACATTTGTCAACGACCTGAGAATTCCTGATCAGACTTACATCACCCTGAAAGTGTCGGACATCGTTCGCTTCGGATACG ATTCTCATGTCTACGTTCTGGAGAAAAGTCAACACAAAGTCCCAGAGGAGGCTCTGAAG CATGAGAAGTACAGCAGCCAGCTCCAGGCCGGTCTAAAAGCTGAAGAACTGAGGAAGTCTGAGGATCGTCGGTTGGAGAAGACTCAGACAAAGAGTGTTACTCCAG AGACTCCAGCGTGTCGACCCACGCCTCTGTATGGACAGCCGTCCTGGTGGGGAGAGGAGGATTATGGGAGTAGCATTCAGACCAGCGATGACTCTCATCTag acATGCAGAAAGACGCTCCGCCTGTGGACGTCAACTTTCCCGGATCTGCGTCCGACACCCAACCAAAGACCATCTTCCCCTCGTACCACCGTGAACCGAGCTACTTTGAGATCCCAACTAAGGACTTCCAGCACCTCAAAACCTCAGGGGCAGAACTCCATGAGATTCCCACCAAGGACACAGACACTCCCACCACTCCGCCTATCTCCACCCCACCGGTGGTTCAGAGCCATGCCTCCTTCACCATTGAGTTTGACGACTGCATGCCTGGCAAGATCAAGATTAAAGACCATGTTACCAAGTTCTCCACCCGCcagaggaaacagcagcaggttccGCCCACCAAGATGACCATCACAAGCACACCTGCCGAGGTATTGTCAGCAGAGAGCAAAGTGGCTGATTGGCTGGTCCACAGTGATGTCAGCATGATGAGGAGACGCCCAATATGTGAAGATGTTTACAGCACCAAAAGCGACCTTGCCATGAACATCAAGACCTTGAAAG GTCACCATCATGAGGATGGAACTCAGAGTGATTCAGAGGACCCAGTTGTTCAAGGAAGGAGTAAATCCCACCACTCTGTCCAATCAGAGCAGTCCGACGTGTCCCAGCAGACCATCCAACCAGGTCTGTCTGTCCAGGATCAACCACCTGCTCCGACACAGAAACTCCACCAGCCGTTGCAATTCTCTCCTCCCAGACCAGCCCCAGCTTCACCTGTGGCCTCTGAGTGCCCCACATCCCAGAGTCCTCCTCAGGCTCCTTCCCTCATGGCAGAAACACCTAGGCAGGGGCCACCTGAGCACCTCACCCAGCAGGCCTTCATCATCGAATTCTTTGACGATAACCCACGCAAAAAGCGTTCACAGTCCTTCACACACAACCCAGCCCACGCTGACTCATACTCTGCCCTGAAGGCCAAGCTGGAGAGGCGGAAAGGCGGGGAGAGGCCAGCATCTGTGCATGGCCACATTCCTCCCACCCAGCAGGTTACAGTTCCTCTGAAAGGGCAGGGCCATGGTGGTCCGCAGAGGTCAAGTTCTTTAAAGagggaaaagacagagggagagacaccCTCATCAAGTTCCTCCTCGCAGTCATCCTCAGGCATCATCATCAGACCCTTTGGCAGTGTTGGGAAGAAATCTAAGCTCGCTCAGGAGTTTGCTGCTGAATTCCTGAAGGATTCACATCAACAGGACTCTTCCCCAACCAAGGACAAGCTCTCACCCCCACCAATGTCTGCACCACCTGTGATGGTGTCACCTGCAAGGATTCCCTCCCCACAGGAACCCCAAGCAATGTCTTCAGTGTACTACCCCTCCTCACCCTTAGAGCTACCAGCAATCTCTAAGTCCTCCATCCCTTCAGATCCTGGCAAGACTGCCTCTCCAGTCCACACCTCTGGACCTCACACATGCTCGATGCTGCCCCCAGGTGTCCGAGCAGGAGATGTAAAAGGTTCCCAGAGGATGGTAAGGAATGAGGAGGATGACAGTCTGAGTGATGCTGGGACCTACACCATCGAGACAGAGTTGCAGGacaaagaggtggaggaggctcGGAACATGATTGATCAG GTATTTGGTGTCCTGGACTCTCCAGAGTACGGTGGTGTGACCACAGGAGTCTATAGGCCTGTAATAAATGATGGCAAGGATGAGCAAGCTAACCTGCCTAGTGATGGTAGCACT TTTATCACTGTCTGGTAACATTCACCGACTTCTGTTTCTCAGGTTCCTGCTGTTCAGGCAGCAGGTCTGGAAGGACCGAAGTGGGTTTCCCGTTGGGCCAGTCTGGCAGATAGCTATGCTGAACCAGGTTCCACTCCACCTCAAGGGGAATGTCTGGAAGGTGAAGTCAAACTTCTCTT GGGCTACAGTTACGACAACTCAGAGTCAGAGTCCAGTCACAGCTCCAGGACACGAAGGTTGCTGCCCCAGGTGCCTCCCGAAAAACTGGATAGTGTCACACCGAGTATCCTGATTCGCCATGAAGCTTACCAAGGCCAAGAGCCCCTTGAGAGAGTCTCTGGTCTTCCCCGCACACAGGACTCCACCCAGCGACTTTTTGTTCAGGATGATGTGGATCCAGACAGCCTTAGTGATGCCAGTCGCTCTGATGATGGGCCTgttttggagaaaacaaaaaagaatcaGGCTAAAAGTGGAGCTACATCTCTGGTTTTCACTGGTCCTCAGTCTAAAGGTCTGGAGAAGATGTCTCCATCCACCAAAGCCACCTCATTCTACATTGGCTCTGAAGACCATCCGGGCAAACCCGAACAGGCTCAGAGTCCAGTACACTCAGAGAGAATACGAGAGCCCCTGGCAAAACCTCCCCCCACTACAGTCCTGATCCGACACCTGAGTGGACATGAACCCAGGAGGACAGGTGTGAAACCTAACAGCTCTGCTCCAAATCTCCAAACACAGGACAAGGGTTCTGTCCCAACTAAAGACAGCTGCATGTCATCGTTTGTCAGGCAGGAGAGCTTCACCAAAGACCAACCTAGTGACACTGCACAGATGAAGAAACTTCCACATATCTCCAGCCACCCATCCATCAGAgacctggagcagaggagggagaacatcCAGGACACGCAATCATTTCTTCAGGAGGCCGAAGGTACTTTGTCCTCCTTAGATACAAAGTTGCCCTCATCTGGTTCAGGTCGCAGCTCAAAGAAAGGCTCCTCCAACCACATGGATGACTCCCTATCTGGAGAGTCTGACGTGGACACAGCTAGCACCGTGAGTCAAGTGAGTAGCAAACACACTCCAGTAAACTCTACTTCTAAAAAGCGTCCCACTATCAGCAGTCTTCAGAAGGAGAGGTCCTCCTCTAGCCCATCCATCCAAGAAAAAGGGCGGCAGCTCACTGCCCGTGAACGCCTCTCTGAGAAACGCAGAAGCCAGGCAAGTGTGGATTTATCAAACAAGGCAGAGGCCGCGAAGCGCTTCCAGATGCGCCGCAGTGCAGGAAACCGTGGCTCTCTGGATCTGTCTGAGGGCCAGCAGGGCTCTAGTCCACACTGGACTGAAACTATATCATCTGACCACGAAACCTCCCGTCCATCCAGCCGCAGCAAGAAACTCATTGCCCCTCTTCAGAAAGAAGATAACggaaagacattaaaaacaacaactcagcaGGTTCTGACACGTTCCAATAGCCTGTCAGCACCACGACCAACCCGAGCATCAATGCTTCGTCGAGCACGACTGGGTGAGGCCTCAGACAATGAGGGTGCAGAGACTGACCGGGCATCCCAAAATTCTGACAGTATCACTGCACCATCCAAAGGCTCAGCTGAGGGAAAGAAGCTGTCCAGGCTAGACATCTTAGCTATGCCAAGGAAGAGGACCGGCTCTTTCACAGCTCCCAGCGACAATGAGGCCCCCTCCACAGGCCGGGCTGGTTTCTCTAATCGGAACTCTGAGCCTGTTGTCACTTCTAGAAAGACATCGGTGGGCGATGCCCGGCAGGCATCTACCAAAGGGGCTGGGGCTTTGTGGAAGCAACCATTGACTCGTACCCGGTCTAGTGGAGCTAAGTACTCTGGCACTG GTTCCCGTCGAAGACAGAAGGGCTCAGACTTCTCCTCGTCCTCTGAGGAAGAATTCGAAACCAAAGCTGGTATCTCTAAAACCAAACACTCCGCCCATTCTTCCACCTCCAGCCAGACTTCCCACGGCCACCGGATGGCCTCCACTCAGTCCAAATCTGTGTCTctggagacagaagaggatgaagaacaGAATGAGGTCGACCCCTACCAGAACTGGTCCACACACAGTGCAGAGATCGCCAA GCTCAGCCAGGACCTGGCCAAAGACCTGGCCATCCTGGCGAAGGAAATCCACGATGTTGCTGGGGACGGAGACTCGCTGAGCTCTGGCATGGGCATGACTACCTCACCCAGCTCACTGCCCAACACACCAGCTTCCACCATCTCGGCCAGGGAGGAGGTGGGCC CCAGactccctctgctctctttcCAGCTGGTCCAACATATCCCTGAGGCCAGTTTAAACTACCAGAAGGTTCCTCCAGGTTCTGCTGCCATCTTGGAGCTGGATGCAAACATGAATGAGCCAGAGCCCGGTTCTAAGCAGCGCCGTCCATGGAACCGTGAAGAG GTGATCCTGGACAACCTGATGCTGAATCCGGTGTCTCAGCTGTCTCAGGCCATCCGGGAGAACACGGAACAGCTGGCTGAAAAAATGAA GGTTTTGTTCCAGAACAAGGCAGAGGTCTGGGAGGAAATTGAGGCGAAGATCAACGCTGAGAATGAAGTCCCCATCCTAAAAACCTCCAACAAG GAAATCACCTCCATTTTGAAGGAGCTGAGAAAAGTCCAGAGGCAGCTGGAAG TAATAAACACCATTGTGGAGCCTGGTGGGAGTCTTCAGATAGCAGCTGGTGGGACATCATCTCTTGGTGACACTCGTCCGTCcatgagagagaagaaaccTGTGTCCAAACCTCGTGGCACCCCCTCAGCCTCCAACACcaatgaaagcaaaaagcacCCACCTCATGGACCTGACGGAGGCCACTACATGGCCTGA